One part of the Pseudomonadota bacterium genome encodes these proteins:
- a CDS encoding phosphoketolase family protein encodes MPSLVTPAATPEAPLSADALSRIHAWWRAANYLSVGQIYLLDNPLLRRPLRVEDVKPRLLGHWGTTPGLNFIYAHLNRVINARDLSVIYIAGPGHGGPGLVASTWLEGTYSEYYPNVSRDEEGMQRLFKQFSFPGGIPSHVAPETPGSIHEGGELGYALSHAFGAALDNPELLVACVVGDGEAETGPLATAWHSNKFLNPASDGAVLPILHLNGYKIANPTVLARIPHAELDALLRGYGYAPRFVEGSDPEEMHQKMAAALDACCDEIAGIQRRARVEGDLTRPTWPMIVLRSPKGWTGPKEVDGRKTEGSWRSHQVPFSDMARNPGHLALLEDWLRSYKPEELFDESGAPAPEIAGLAPAGKRRMGDNPHANGGLLRRELRMPDFRDYAVDVSAPGTTTAEATRVMGRLLADVMKKNPTNFRVMGPDETESNRLGAVLDVTDRTWLAETLPEDAQGGRLAPSGRVMEILSEHTCLGWLEGYTLTGRHGLLSTYEAFAHVIDSMFNQHAKWLHTTKEHIAWRAPISSINILLSSHVWRQDHNGFSHQDPGFIDHVVNKKPNVVRVYLPPDANTLLSVTDHCLRSRDYVNVIVAGKQPALQYLDMDAAIKHCTAGIGIWDWASNDRGAEPDVVMACCGDVPTLETLAAVDLLRRIAPDLKIRVVNVVNLMKLLPPSEHPHGLSDREFDRLFTTDKPIVFAYHGYPWLIHRLTYRRTNHANLHVRGYKEEGTTTTPFDMVVRNDLDRFHLALDVIDRVPRLQTVAAYASEELQGRLVEHGLYIREHGDDMPEIRDWVWPHGR; translated from the coding sequence ATGCCGTCTCTCGTGACCCCTGCCGCCACCCCCGAAGCGCCTCTCTCAGCCGACGCGCTCTCCCGCATCCACGCCTGGTGGCGCGCGGCCAACTACCTGTCGGTCGGGCAGATCTATCTGCTCGACAACCCCTTGCTGCGTCGCCCCCTGCGCGTGGAAGACGTCAAGCCGCGCCTGCTCGGGCACTGGGGAACGACCCCCGGCCTCAACTTCATCTACGCCCATCTGAACCGCGTCATCAACGCCCGCGACCTGTCGGTCATCTACATCGCGGGTCCGGGCCACGGAGGCCCCGGCCTGGTGGCAAGCACCTGGCTCGAGGGTACGTACAGCGAGTACTACCCCAACGTGTCGCGCGATGAGGAGGGCATGCAGCGCCTCTTCAAGCAGTTCTCGTTCCCGGGCGGCATCCCGAGCCACGTGGCCCCCGAGACCCCGGGCTCCATCCACGAGGGGGGCGAGCTGGGCTATGCCCTCTCCCACGCCTTCGGCGCCGCCCTCGACAACCCGGAGCTGCTGGTGGCCTGCGTCGTGGGCGACGGCGAGGCCGAGACGGGACCGCTGGCCACCGCCTGGCACTCCAACAAGTTCCTCAATCCGGCCAGCGACGGCGCGGTGCTGCCCATCCTGCACCTGAACGGCTACAAGATCGCCAACCCGACGGTACTTGCGCGCATCCCCCACGCCGAGCTCGACGCACTTCTGCGAGGCTACGGCTACGCGCCCCGCTTCGTGGAGGGCAGCGATCCGGAGGAGATGCATCAGAAGATGGCGGCCGCGCTCGACGCCTGCTGCGACGAGATCGCGGGTATCCAGCGTCGGGCTCGCGTGGAGGGCGACCTCACCCGTCCGACCTGGCCGATGATCGTGCTGCGGTCGCCCAAGGGCTGGACAGGCCCGAAGGAGGTCGATGGCCGTAAGACCGAGGGCTCATGGCGCTCTCACCAGGTTCCCTTCTCTGACATGGCGCGCAACCCCGGGCATCTTGCGCTTCTCGAGGATTGGCTGCGCAGCTACAAGCCGGAGGAGCTCTTCGACGAGAGCGGGGCGCCGGCGCCTGAGATCGCGGGTCTCGCTCCTGCGGGCAAGCGTCGCATGGGTGACAACCCCCACGCCAACGGCGGTCTGCTGCGGCGCGAGCTGCGCATGCCGGACTTCCGCGACTACGCCGTCGACGTCTCTGCCCCCGGCACCACCACGGCGGAGGCCACGCGGGTGATGGGGCGGCTGCTGGCCGACGTGATGAAGAAGAACCCCACCAACTTCCGCGTCATGGGTCCTGACGAGACCGAGTCGAACCGACTCGGGGCCGTGCTCGACGTCACCGATCGCACCTGGCTGGCCGAGACCCTGCCAGAAGACGCCCAGGGCGGGCGTCTCGCACCATCCGGGCGCGTCATGGAGATCCTCAGCGAGCACACCTGCCTGGGCTGGCTCGAGGGCTACACCCTCACCGGGCGACACGGCCTGCTGTCGACCTACGAGGCATTCGCCCACGTCATCGACAGCATGTTCAACCAGCACGCCAAGTGGCTCCACACGACCAAGGAGCACATCGCGTGGCGAGCCCCCATCTCGTCGATCAACATCCTGCTGAGCTCGCACGTGTGGCGACAGGACCACAACGGCTTCTCGCATCAAGATCCCGGCTTCATCGATCACGTGGTGAACAAGAAGCCCAACGTGGTGCGGGTCTACCTGCCACCGGACGCCAACACCCTGCTCTCGGTCACCGACCACTGCCTGCGCAGCCGCGATTACGTCAATGTCATCGTGGCGGGCAAGCAGCCGGCCTTGCAGTACCTCGATATGGACGCAGCCATCAAGCACTGCACCGCGGGCATCGGCATCTGGGACTGGGCCAGCAACGATCGGGGCGCCGAGCCGGACGTGGTGATGGCCTGCTGCGGCGATGTGCCCACCCTCGAGACCCTGGCGGCCGTCGATCTGCTTCGTCGCATCGCGCCGGACCTGAAGATCCGTGTGGTGAACGTGGTGAATCTCATGAAGCTCCTGCCGCCCAGCGAGCATCCCCACGGGCTGAGCGATCGCGAGTTCGATCGCCTGTTCACCACCGACAAGCCCATCGTATTCGCCTACCACGGCTACCCGTGGCTGATCCATCGCCTGACCTACCGCCGCACCAATCATGCCAACCTTCACGTGCGCGGCTACAAGGAGGAGGGCACCACCACCACCCCGTTCGACATGGTGGTGCGCAACGATCTCGACCGCTTCCACCTGGCACTTGACGTCATCGATCGGGTTCCCCGCCTGCAGACCGTGGCGGCCTACGCCAGCGAGGAGCTGCAGGGGCGGCTGGTCGAGCACGGGCTCTACATCCGCGAGCACGGTGATGACATGCCGGAGATCCGCGACTGGGTCTGGCCACACGGTCGCTGA
- a CDS encoding PilZ domain-containing protein, with amino-acid sequence MTVREIDRRTHHRATTAVRFWYRLPWSGRWQTARTCDFSQGGLSFVLQGGLCFKGLPIEVAVEVPSAAFRVRARVVATRTSADGARVVSVSFTRLSGSLGARLGQFVHRARSVSFASEMPLAVGL; translated from the coding sequence ATGACCGTGAGAGAGATCGACCGACGAACCCATCACCGTGCCACGACCGCCGTTCGCTTCTGGTATCGCCTGCCCTGGTCGGGCAGGTGGCAGACGGCGCGCACCTGCGATTTCAGCCAGGGCGGCCTGTCGTTCGTGCTGCAGGGCGGCCTCTGCTTCAAGGGTCTGCCCATCGAGGTGGCCGTGGAGGTGCCTTCCGCTGCGTTCCGCGTGCGGGCCCGCGTGGTCGCGACCCGGACCTCGGCCGATGGCGCGCGCGTGGTCAGCGTCTCGTTCACGCGCCTGTCGGGCAGCCTGGGCGCGCGCCTCGGACAGTTCGTGCACCGCGCACGCTCGGTCAGCTTCGCTTCTGAGATGCCCCTGGCCGTCGGGCTCTGA